The following coding sequences are from one Megamonas funiformis window:
- the mmdA gene encoding methylmalonyl-CoA decarboxylase subunit alpha has product MATVQERIDLMNAKKEHILQAGGPKRVAKQHAKGKMTARERIEKLFDEGTFVELDQFVKHRCTNFGQEKKDLPAEGVITGYGTVDGRLVYAYAQDFTVEGGSLGEMHAKKIWKVQEMSLKMGAPCVGINDSGGARIQEAVDALSGYGGIFQRNTDASGVVPQISVIMGPCAGGAVYSPALTDFIYMVKNTSQMFITGPAVIKSVTAEEVTAEQLGGAMTHNTTSGVAHFAAENEDDCIEQIRYLLSFLPSNNMDDAPERPTNDDPSRMDEELNTVIPDNANMPYDMKDVIRSLVDDGEFYEVHQHYATNIITCFAHFDGRSVGIIANQPAVMAGCLDINASDKSARFIRFCDAFNIPIVNLVDVPGFLPGTDQEYGGIIRHGAKMLYAYCEATVPKITLITRKAYGGSYLAMCSRELGADQVMAWPTAEIAVMGPAGAANIIFRKDPDVAAKTAEYVAEFATPYKAAERGYIDMVIEPKESRPRIITALNMLASKREARPAKKHGNVPL; this is encoded by the coding sequence TTGGCTACAGTTCAAGAACGAATTGACCTCATGAATGCCAAAAAGGAACATATTTTACAAGCAGGCGGTCCTAAACGTGTTGCAAAACAACATGCTAAAGGTAAAATGACTGCTCGTGAACGTATTGAAAAACTTTTTGATGAAGGTACATTTGTAGAATTAGATCAGTTTGTAAAACATCGTTGCACTAACTTTGGTCAGGAAAAGAAAGATTTACCTGCTGAAGGTGTAATTACAGGTTATGGTACAGTTGATGGACGTTTAGTATATGCTTACGCTCAAGACTTCACTGTTGAAGGTGGTTCTCTTGGTGAAATGCATGCTAAAAAAATCTGGAAAGTACAAGAAATGTCCTTGAAAATGGGTGCTCCATGCGTTGGTATCAATGACTCTGGTGGGGCTCGTATTCAAGAAGCTGTTGACGCTCTTTCTGGTTACGGCGGAATTTTCCAGAGAAATACAGACGCTTCCGGTGTTGTTCCACAGATTTCTGTAATCATGGGACCATGCGCAGGTGGTGCAGTATATTCTCCAGCTCTTACTGACTTTATCTACATGGTAAAAAATACTAGCCAGATGTTTATCACTGGTCCTGCTGTTATCAAATCTGTTACTGCTGAAGAAGTAACAGCTGAACAGCTCGGTGGTGCTATGACTCATAACACTACTTCTGGTGTTGCTCATTTTGCTGCTGAAAATGAAGATGATTGTATCGAACAAATTCGTTACTTATTAAGCTTCTTACCAAGCAACAACATGGATGATGCTCCAGAAAGACCTACAAATGATGATCCATCCCGTATGGATGAAGAATTAAACACTGTAATTCCAGATAACGCTAACATGCCTTATGACATGAAAGATGTTATTCGTTCCTTAGTAGATGATGGTGAATTCTATGAAGTTCATCAGCATTATGCTACAAACATCATTACATGTTTTGCTCATTTTGATGGACGTTCCGTTGGTATCATTGCAAACCAACCAGCTGTAATGGCAGGTTGCCTTGATATTAATGCTTCTGATAAATCAGCACGTTTCATTCGTTTCTGTGACGCATTTAATATTCCTATCGTTAACCTCGTTGACGTTCCTGGCTTCTTACCAGGTACAGATCAGGAATATGGCGGTATCATTCGTCATGGTGCAAAAATGCTTTATGCTTATTGCGAAGCAACAGTACCAAAAATTACACTTATCACTCGTAAAGCATATGGTGGTTCTTACCTTGCTATGTGCTCTCGTGAACTCGGTGCTGACCAAGTTATGGCTTGGCCTACAGCAGAAATTGCTGTTATGGGTCCTGCTGGTGCAGCAAACATCATCTTCAGAAAAGACCCTGATGTTGCAGCAAAAACAGCTGAATATGTAGCTGAATTCGCTACACCATACAAAGCTGCTGAACGTGGTTACATTGATATGGTAATTGAACCTAAAGAATCCCGCCCTCGTATTATCACTGCATTGAACATGCTTGCAAGCAAACGTGAAGCACGTCCTGCAAAAAAACATGGTAATGTTCCATTATAA
- the mce gene encoding methylmalonyl-CoA epimerase produces the protein MKINRVDHIGIAVPNLQEAKKFYEETLGIKITKEDEIVEEQKVKVSFVPCGDCEIELLESTTEDGPIAKYLAKNGGRSGIQHIALNVDNIEEAIAEMKEKGVRMIDEQPRYGAGNSSIAFVHPKASGILVELAQRLDETK, from the coding sequence ATGAAAATCAACAGAGTTGACCATATCGGTATTGCTGTACCAAATCTTCAAGAAGCAAAGAAATTCTATGAAGAAACTTTAGGTATTAAAATCACTAAAGAAGATGAAATTGTAGAAGAACAAAAAGTAAAAGTAAGCTTCGTTCCATGTGGCGATTGCGAAATTGAACTTTTAGAATCCACTACTGAAGATGGCCCAATTGCAAAATATCTTGCAAAAAATGGTGGCCGTTCTGGTATTCAGCACATTGCATTAAACGTTGATAACATTGAAGAAGCTATCGCTGAAATGAAAGAAAAAGGCGTTCGTATGATTGATGAACAACCTCGTTACGGCGCTGGCAATTCCAGCATTGCATTCGTTCATCCAAAAGCTAGCGGTATCTTAGTTGAACTTGCTCAGCGTTTAGATGAAACAAAATAA
- the meaB gene encoding methylmalonyl Co-A mutase-associated GTPase MeaB → MDIAQELLNGNRLALTRAITAIENETDAAVEIMKKLYPHTGHAFVLGITGPPGAGKSTLTDRLARAYRNQGKTVGIIAIDPTSPFTGGAILGDRIRMNSLTLDEGVFIRSMGTRGSLGGLSHKTADAIKAMDAFGKDVIIVETVGVGQSEVDIVKAADTTMVVMVPGLGDDIQAIKAGILEIGDIFTINKADLDGADKLYTELNMMLDLDGETPDWRPPVKKVMASRGEGINELVDTITEHQNYLVESGTLAIRRHKRAKNELLDRLSASIGSYITKHIVETGELDAYVKDIETRQNDPYTVVNTIMDNMLKK, encoded by the coding sequence ATGGATATAGCTCAAGAATTGTTAAATGGAAATCGTTTAGCATTAACTCGTGCAATCACAGCAATTGAAAATGAAACAGATGCTGCAGTAGAAATCATGAAAAAACTGTATCCACATACTGGGCATGCCTTTGTCCTTGGTATTACTGGCCCACCAGGTGCAGGTAAATCCACTCTTACCGATAGACTCGCAAGAGCTTATCGTAATCAGGGAAAAACAGTTGGTATTATAGCTATTGACCCAACTAGTCCATTCACAGGCGGAGCTATCTTAGGTGACCGTATAAGAATGAACAGCTTAACCCTCGATGAAGGTGTCTTTATCCGTAGTATGGGGACAAGAGGTAGCTTAGGCGGCTTATCTCATAAAACAGCTGATGCAATAAAAGCTATGGATGCTTTTGGTAAAGATGTAATTATTGTAGAAACTGTAGGGGTAGGACAATCTGAGGTTGATATCGTTAAAGCGGCTGATACTACTATGGTTGTAATGGTACCAGGCCTTGGTGATGATATCCAAGCTATAAAAGCAGGAATATTGGAAATTGGTGATATCTTCACTATCAATAAAGCAGATCTTGATGGTGCAGATAAATTATATACAGAGCTTAATATGATGCTAGACCTTGATGGAGAAACACCAGATTGGCGTCCTCCAGTTAAAAAAGTCATGGCTAGTAGAGGCGAAGGTATTAATGAATTAGTAGATACAATTACTGAACATCAAAATTATTTAGTAGAAAGTGGAACATTAGCTATTAGACGTCATAAACGTGCTAAAAATGAGTTATTGGACCGCTTGAGTGCATCTATTGGTTCTTATATAACAAAACATATTGTAGAAACTGGCGAATTAGATGCTTATGTAAAAGATATTGAAACTCGTCAGAATGACCCATATACAGTAGTTAATACTATTATGGATAATATGTTAAAAAAATAA
- a CDS encoding cobalamin B12-binding domain-containing protein translates to MIRVLVAKPGLDGHDRGAKVVARALRDAGFEVIYTGLRQTPEQIAEAALQEDVNVVAMSILSGAHPHLFPKVVKLVREKGMNDVLIIGGGVIPEGDIPALKEAGIAEVFTPGTPTTDVIEFIKAHVKEA, encoded by the coding sequence ATGATTAGAGTATTAGTAGCAAAACCAGGTTTAGATGGTCATGACCGCGGAGCAAAAGTTGTAGCACGTGCTCTTCGCGATGCAGGCTTTGAAGTAATTTATACAGGTCTTCGTCAGACTCCTGAACAGATTGCAGAAGCAGCTTTACAGGAAGACGTTAATGTAGTTGCTATGAGTATCCTTTCTGGTGCTCATCCACATCTTTTCCCTAAAGTTGTAAAACTTGTTAGAGAAAAAGGCATGAACGATGTATTAATCATCGGCGGTGGCGTTATTCCAGAAGGCGATATCCCAGCTCTTAAAGAAGCAGGTATTGCAGAAGTATTTACTCCTGGTACACCAACAACTGACGTTATTGAATTCATCAAAGCTCACGTAAAAGAAGCTTAA
- a CDS encoding acyl-CoA mutase large subunit family protein has product MSNEKEKIQAGLAEYNASVEKTVARFPERGHLPEQRLYTPLDIEGTDYTEEIGFPGMYPYTRGVQPTMYRGRFWTMRMYAGFSTAEESNKRYRYLIESGATGLSCAFDLPTQIGYDSTDDISEGEVGKVGVAIDSLADMEILFDQIDLGKVSTSMTINAPASVLLAMYIAVAEKQGVPADQLKGTIQNDILKEYAARGTYIFPPRPSMRLITNIFEYCSKYVPKWNTISISGYHIREAGSTASQEIAFTIADGIAYVEAAIKAGLDVDAFAGRLSFFWNAHNNVLEEVAKFRASRRIWAKVMKERFGAKKAKSMMLRVHTQTAGSMLTAQQPNNNIIRVALQTAAAVMGGTQSLHTNSRDEALALPTEESVMIALRTQQIVAYESGLADVVDPLAGSYYVEAMTNRIEKEAWDYIKKIDEIGGAVSAIEKGYIQKEIQDSAYKWQMDVESGARTIVGVNKFQIEEKPVEGLLKVDASVGEKQKAKVEAMKAKRDNAAVEAALADLEAACKDENENLMPHILAAVKTYATLGEICGVMRKVFGEYEAHVNL; this is encoded by the coding sequence ATGAGCAATGAAAAAGAAAAAATCCAAGCTGGCTTAGCTGAATATAACGCTAGTGTAGAAAAAACAGTTGCAAGATTCCCAGAACGTGGACATCTTCCAGAACAACGTTTATATACTCCACTTGACATTGAAGGTACTGACTACACAGAAGAAATTGGTTTCCCTGGTATGTATCCTTATACTCGTGGTGTTCAGCCTACTATGTATCGTGGTCGTTTCTGGACAATGCGTATGTATGCAGGTTTCTCCACTGCTGAAGAATCCAACAAACGTTATCGTTATTTAATTGAATCCGGTGCTACAGGTCTTTCTTGTGCATTTGACCTTCCAACTCAGATTGGTTATGACTCTACTGATGACATCTCCGAAGGTGAAGTTGGTAAAGTTGGTGTTGCTATCGACTCCTTAGCAGATATGGAAATCCTCTTCGATCAGATCGATCTTGGTAAAGTTTCCACTTCTATGACTATCAATGCTCCTGCATCCGTACTTTTAGCTATGTACATTGCAGTTGCTGAAAAACAGGGTGTACCTGCTGATCAATTAAAAGGTACAATCCAGAACGATATTCTTAAAGAATATGCTGCTCGTGGAACATATATCTTCCCACCACGTCCATCTATGCGTCTTATCACTAACATCTTTGAATATTGCTCTAAATATGTACCAAAATGGAACACAATCTCCATTTCTGGTTACCATATTCGTGAAGCTGGTTCTACTGCTTCTCAGGAAATCGCATTTACTATTGCTGATGGTATCGCTTACGTTGAAGCAGCTATCAAAGCTGGTCTTGACGTTGATGCTTTCGCAGGTCGTCTATCCTTCTTCTGGAATGCTCATAACAACGTACTTGAAGAAGTTGCAAAATTCCGTGCTTCCCGTCGTATCTGGGCTAAAGTTATGAAAGAAAGATTTGGCGCTAAAAAAGCTAAATCCATGATGCTTCGTGTTCATACACAAACAGCTGGTTCCATGCTTACAGCTCAACAGCCTAACAACAACATTATCCGTGTTGCTTTACAGACTGCAGCTGCTGTTATGGGTGGTACTCAGTCCCTTCATACAAACTCCCGTGATGAAGCACTTGCTCTTCCTACAGAAGAATCCGTAATGATCGCTTTACGTACTCAACAGATTGTTGCATATGAAAGTGGTTTAGCTGATGTTGTAGATCCACTTGCTGGTTCTTACTATGTTGAAGCTATGACTAACAGAATCGAAAAAGAAGCTTGGGATTACATCAAAAAAATCGACGAAATTGGCGGCGCAGTATCTGCAATTGAAAAAGGTTATATCCAGAAAGAAATTCAGGATAGTGCTTACAAATGGCAAATGGATGTTGAATCCGGTGCTAGAACAATTGTCGGCGTAAACAAATTCCAGATCGAAGAAAAACCAGTTGAAGGTCTTCTCAAAGTTGACGCTTCCGTTGGTGAAAAACAGAAAGCTAAAGTTGAAGCTATGAAAGCTAAACGTGACAACGCTGCTGTAGAAGCTGCTCTTGCTGACTTAGAAGCTGCTTGTAAAGATGAAAACGAAAATCTTATGCCTCATATCCTCGCTGCCGTTAAAACTTATGCAACTCTCGGAGAAATCTGTGGCGTAATGCGTAAAGTATTCGGCGAATATGAAGCACATGTAAATCTTTAA
- a CDS encoding acetyl-CoA hydrolase/transferase family protein: MIDILDRVRNKALHAKIVSAQEAAELIKPGMNVGTSGFTPSGYPKAVPLALAERMKEHPFKINLYTGASVGPELDGALCEVNGIDKRMPYQTNKLLRNLINSGEISYSDLHLSESAQLLRYGFYGKLDVAIVEACAITEEGNIIPTTSMGNTASFVQQADMVIVEVNTSQPLELEGMHDVYVPLDPPHRLPIPIVKANDRIGTPYIPCTPDKIKCIVPCDITDKTRPFGEISEADHKMSEYIIELLQDEVKKGHMPKNLLPLQSGVGNVANAVISGFVDSDLKDLSVYTEVIQDGMFDLIDAGKLNFASGTALSPSPDGLKRFYENIKEYRKHLLLRPQEISNSPEVVRRIGVIAMNTAIECDIYGNINSTHIMGTKMMNGIGGSGDFARNAYLTCFFTASTAKNGLISSIVPMCSHVDHTEHDVDIIVTEQGLADLRGLAPRERAREVINKCAHPDYKPMLMDYLERAEAATKHAQTPHIIKEALSWHEKFMETGSMK; this comes from the coding sequence ATGATTGACATTTTAGATCGTGTGCGTAATAAAGCTTTGCATGCGAAAATTGTCAGTGCACAAGAAGCTGCTGAGTTAATTAAACCAGGCATGAATGTGGGAACTAGTGGATTTACACCATCTGGTTATCCTAAAGCTGTGCCTTTGGCTCTTGCTGAACGCATGAAAGAACACCCATTTAAAATTAATTTATATACAGGTGCTTCTGTAGGACCAGAACTTGATGGTGCACTTTGTGAAGTTAATGGTATCGATAAACGTATGCCATATCAAACTAACAAATTATTAAGAAATTTAATAAACTCTGGTGAAATCTCTTATAGCGATTTACATCTTAGTGAATCCGCTCAGTTATTACGTTATGGTTTCTATGGTAAACTAGATGTTGCTATCGTAGAAGCTTGTGCTATTACAGAAGAAGGTAACATTATCCCAACAACATCTATGGGTAATACAGCTTCTTTCGTTCAACAAGCAGATATGGTTATAGTAGAAGTTAATACTAGCCAACCATTAGAACTCGAAGGTATGCATGACGTTTATGTGCCTCTTGATCCACCACATCGTCTTCCAATTCCTATTGTTAAGGCTAACGACCGTATTGGTACACCTTACATACCTTGCACTCCAGATAAAATTAAATGCATTGTTCCTTGTGATATTACAGATAAAACTCGTCCATTTGGTGAAATTAGTGAAGCTGATCACAAAATGTCTGAATATATCATTGAACTTCTTCAAGATGAAGTTAAAAAAGGTCATATGCCTAAAAATCTCTTACCATTACAATCTGGTGTAGGTAATGTAGCAAATGCAGTAATCAGCGGGTTCGTTGATTCTGATTTAAAAGACTTATCTGTATATACAGAAGTTATCCAAGATGGTATGTTTGACTTAATTGATGCTGGTAAATTAAACTTTGCATCTGGTACAGCATTATCTCCATCTCCAGACGGATTAAAACGTTTCTATGAAAATATCAAAGAATATAGAAAACATCTTTTACTTCGTCCACAGGAAATTTCCAATAGCCCAGAAGTTGTAAGAAGAATTGGTGTTATTGCTATGAATACTGCTATTGAATGCGATATTTATGGTAATATAAACTCCACTCATATCATGGGTACAAAAATGATGAATGGTATTGGTGGTTCTGGTGACTTCGCTAGAAATGCTTACCTCACTTGCTTCTTTACAGCATCTACTGCTAAAAACGGTCTTATCTCTTCTATCGTTCCTATGTGCTCTCATGTTGACCATACAGAACATGATGTAGATATCATCGTTACAGAACAAGGTTTAGCTGACTTAAGAGGTCTTGCTCCACGCGAAAGAGCTCGTGAAGTTATTAACAAATGTGCTCATCCAGATTATAAACCTATGTTAATGGATTATTTGGAAAGAGCAGAAGCTGCAACAAAACATGCACAAACTCCACATATTATTAAAGAAGCTTTGTCCTGGCATGAAAAATTCATGGAAACAGGTTCAATGAAATAA
- a CDS encoding redox-sensing transcriptional repressor Rex — protein MKEQTISKATIDRLPLYYRTLRLAQDDGMDIISSDELGRRLELTPEQIRKDLALFGQFGKKGVGYYVNELKFNVGKILGLDNHWNIAIVGIGHLGVALANYQNFIALGFNLVALFDNDPNIIGKTVNHVKVKSIDELQSCAKNLKIDIGVIAVPAQFAQQVADKLVKANIKGIWNFAPVKMRVPEDVKIVNEDLSVGLSRLSYYITGK, from the coding sequence GTGAAAGAACAAACTATTTCTAAAGCAACTATTGATAGATTACCACTATATTATAGAACTTTGAGATTGGCTCAAGATGATGGCATGGATATCATCTCATCAGATGAATTAGGCCGTCGATTAGAATTAACACCGGAGCAAATTAGAAAAGATTTAGCTTTATTTGGTCAGTTTGGTAAAAAGGGAGTTGGCTATTATGTCAATGAACTTAAATTTAATGTAGGCAAGATTTTAGGGCTTGATAATCATTGGAATATTGCAATCGTAGGGATTGGTCATTTAGGTGTGGCTTTGGCTAATTATCAAAATTTTATTGCTTTAGGTTTTAATCTAGTAGCATTATTTGATAATGACCCCAATATTATTGGTAAGACAGTAAATCATGTAAAAGTAAAAAGTATTGATGAATTGCAAAGTTGTGCTAAAAATCTGAAGATAGATATTGGGGTTATTGCAGTACCTGCTCAATTTGCACAACAGGTCGCTGATAAATTAGTTAAAGCAAATATAAAAGGAATATGGAACTTTGCTCCTGTAAAAATGAGAGTCCCTGAAGATGTGAAAATTGTTAATGAAGATTTATCTGTGGGACTTAGTAGATTGTCGTATTATATTACAGGAAAATAG